The sequence CGCATTCGACGCCGTTTCGTTGGCCTTCTGGGCGATCGCCTGGGCCGGCAGAAATGCGAAACTGCCAACGAGCATCACAAATGAAAGCAAAAACGACAGTGCTTTGGATTCTCTGATCTTCATAAGGGTGTCCTACGATCGGTTCAACGTCAATCCTACCGAATTTTACTAGTAGAGTTCAATGTATTTTGATGCACCGAGAAATTATTTGGTTGCGAGAAACAGGCCAATTTTTACTTTTTCCATTTCTCGAAAAGTCTTGATACCAACCAGCGAGAGAATTTTCGTTCTCGTGTGCCGAAATACGTGTTATATTCATAGATGCCTTCAACCGTCTCACGGGTTGCGGGCGTCTTTCCGAAAACCCCTAAACATTGCAGCCTTCGCTGCTTTTCTTTCAAATGAAGATTCAGGAAAAAGTTAAAGATCTCGTGGAGGTCCGACACTATAAGGGCCTTCGCGATTTCCACGCCGATCCTTCCGCGACTCTGGAAAGCTATTGTTTTACCGATGAAACCGCCACACTGATGGCGAGATGGATCGATTCGGCCTCAACGATCGGGCCGGGGAAAGGGAAATCGCTTGCTCTCGCCGGCTATAGAGGAGTTGGTAAAAGTCACTTTTTGGCATCCTTCGGTTCGATACTAGCGCTTCCGGAACTCCGTTCCAAGATTCAGAATCATCACGTATCAGCGGCAACGCAGGGACTGTTGCGAAGGCACTATCCCCTTTTGAACGTGCGCCGTGGAACGCAGGCGACCTTGATCGAAGAGCTCAAGTCAGCTATCTCTGCATCGCTCGGTCCCGAAGCGGTTATCGGAGCAGGTAGTATCACAACTCTGCTTGCAAAAGCGGCGGCCCGATCTGGAGATGTCCCGCTAGTCATTATTGTGGACACCGCCCACGATCGGGAGAGCCGCGTATCGCGAAACGATGGCGATGAACTCGCAGAAATGTCCGTGTTCGCAGCGGAGAATAATGCTATCCTCGCGGTCGCGCTCGATGACGATATCGCCGGGGCTGACGGCTCAAACTCGGCAATAGTCCGGGCATTCAACATCGACTTTCTCGACCAACAGCATCTATTCAAGGTCGTAAATTCATTTATTTTTCCGAAGTTTAACCAAAAGATCTCGCTTATCGAAGAGATCTATTCATTCTTCAGCCGCGTTGTGCCGAACTTCCGATGGAGTTCACAACGGTTCGTTTCTTTGTATCCGCTGCATCCCGGAATTCTTGATGTGGCTCCGTATGTCCGCCTATTTGTTCAGGATTTTGCTTTGCTTGGATTCGCGGCTGAAGCCGGCGAGCGCATTCTTGGCCGTCCGGCGACCTCTTTGATCGCATTTGATGAGGTGTTTGACAATGCTGAGGCGGGACTGAGGAAGGTAAAGGACCTTGAAGATGCCTTTGCCGCTTACGACCGGTTGAATGCGGAGGTCGTGAGCAAAGTGCCCGTTATACAACGACTGCAGGCTAAGCTCATTTTGAAGGCCCTTCTTCTGCATTCCCTTAATGGTCGCGGTGCCACGGTCGAAGAGATCTGTGCGTCGATGATGATCTACGATGAGTCTGATCCGTCGAAGGCACTCGAAGGGGCAACTGGCATCATCAAAATGTTCGCAGACGCCTTACCCGACGACATATCTTCGTATTCGGAAGAGGGAATCGGCGTACTTTATAGTTTCCGAGCAAATTCGAAGGAAAACGCGAACATTGTACTTGACGAGGCGATCGGCCGAACCGACCCAGGTGTTGTGACCGAAATACTCAGGAAGCTATTGCAAGAACGGTATCCGGATCTTACATTAACGCCGGCACCTGATAATCCCAATCTGCTTTCTTCAGAGTCATTGGCGATCTGGAGAGGTGGTCAGAGGCGGGGAAGATTTTTTGCGGCACTTGATGACTCAGCGGTCGAGGTATTGGGGATCCAGGAAGAGTCGCTTGAATGGCGAATAACGTTGGACGTAAGAGGGGTTCTTCGGCCAGCTACTGAGGCCGCGTCAGCACCAGATTGTGTCCTCTGGCGCCCAGACCTTCTCAGAAAAGATGAGATCGACACACTTCTTCGGTTCTATGTGCTTCAAACTCAAACCGAGTTGATAGAGACGTTTGGGGATCAGCATAGGGCGCTTTTGCATTCCCAACGCGTTGCCGCCGTAAACATCGCGGAAAGGGTATTTCTTGCGAATGGAAATCTTTTCATCAACGGTTTCGATTTCAACTTCACCGAGGAAGCAATGGCTTCGCAGTCGATTTCCGGATTGATCTCGGCAATGTTGGATCCGATGTTCGAGACGCAATATCCTGATCATCCGGTTTTTGGTCGAACTCTGGGCATCAAGGATGTATCAGCCACGATCACGGACTTTTTCGATCCTGCAAAAACCGGGTTGGAAGAAACCCAGGAAATGGCTCGTGCCTTTCTCGCTCCGCTTGGGCTGGCCACAGAGCAGGATGGAAAACTCACGCCCGTGTTTGGCGAAGATCTTGACCGCCTTCCTTACATCGGGACGATCAATGAACTTCTAAGTACAACGGGCAACGGACCCGCCGAGATCCTTGGAGTTTATCAAAGCCTAAAACAGCCGCCTTTTGGATTTGTCCGAGAGGCTCAGCATTTGATCCTTGCATCGCTCGTAGCGGATCGAAGGATCGAGTTCGTTACGGCTAAAGGCGATCGGATCAATGCGCGGTCACTCGACCTGAAGATCGTTTGGGGCGATATTGTCGGCATCGCTCGGCCGACCGTAACCGATCGCCCGGTCGTGTCGAACATCAAGTGGGCACAGCTATTGACCGGATTCGACGATGAGCTTTCCGACAAGGGTACTCCGGGAAACGAACGTGTTGTTGAGGCACTGGGCGCGTGGCTTGAGGAGTGGAACACGGCGAATCTCTTGAATCGGTTCGATAAGGTGCCGGATTCGCTTGTAAACACCAGGATCTGGCTCGACGCGTCGTTCGTTAAAAAGACTCTCGGTCGCGTTGTGGAGACTATAACCCATTTGATAGCCGGTTCCACGCGACTCGACCAAGCACTTGGAGACATTGCTGATGCGTTTTCGCATAGCGAAACCGAATTCGAAAAGAGTGTAGCGGGGCTCGAAAGGATAGAGACGTTTCTATCATCGGTCGCAGTTCGGCAACGCATCGTAGGATATACCACACCCGCCGGATTTACTCCTGACGCAAAAGCCAACGACACAAAACGAGCACTACTAGCGTGCATTTCGGAGAGCATCAGGAATCCGGGTTCGGCAAGAAACCGGGAAGCGGGCTATCTCTGGGATGGCTACCGCTTACAGTACCACGAAGCATTTACTAACGAACATTCAAGGATAATGCGTTCTCACGAGCTTCAGGAAAGATTTGAGAGTATGAGGCGAACGGATATTTGGTGGGAGTTCGAGTCACTCAGCGAAATCCCGCAGCTTCGAACGCCCTTTTGGCAGAAAGCTCTTGAGCTCAGTGGCCGATTGACTGAGCTTGACTGCGGCTTTGAGACCAGCCGCGGACTTGAACACCGCGCTGGCTGTGTCTGCGAATTTGATATATCCGCCGCGAGCGACTGGGAAATGATGTCAGACGAACTTTGGGATGCAGTTACGTCCGGGCATAACATGATCAGGGAAAAGATCGCTCGGGACTGCGAACGCCTTGCTGACGTTGCCAACGGCGCAATTTCAACGTTCAAGTCAAAGCGAGACGCCGAGGCCGGCAAGGCTCTTTTAGCCGGTTTACGCGTAGAGGGTCTTCGTCGACTAGGCAAATCCGAAATCGATATTCTACGATTTCTTTACCGCGATCTGGCTTCACAAGGACCGTCGAATGATGCTGGCCCAATTTCTTCTGACCGCTACTCTGTTTCCCCTCCTGGAGCAGACCCCCAGCACAGGGAACTCGCGACAGTATAGGCCCTACGGTTCAGCGTCTGAATTTGTCGAACCTTACGTTTCTCGCCCATATAGCGAAATCGATTCTACCGCTGTATTCTTAACATCGTGAAACGAGTTGCGATTGTTGGGGTCGGACGGGTTGGCGGAGCTTTTGCTCTGGCTTTGGATCGCTGCGGCTACACGGTCAATGAACTCATCACCCGCGATGGAAGTGTTCCCAGCGTGATGGAGCACCTTTCGCGCCCAGCTCTGGTTACCGGCATTGAACACAGCGAAGGAATTTCAGCGGACATTGTGATCATCACTACGTCCGATCCGGACATCGAAACGGCGACCACCTCCGTACTACCTCGGCTTGCTAAGCAAGCGATGGTATTCCATACAAGTGGTTCACTCAGCTCAGACGTACTTTCTGTCGTTGAAAAACGGGGGCACGCGACCGGTTCGATCCATCCACTTATCGCGGTGAGTGATGCTGTCGCAGGGGCAGCGGCTTTCTCAGGCGCCTATTTTTGTATTGAAGGATCAGAGGTCGCAGTGCAGGGGGGTCGCGAGATCGTCGCTCAACTTGGCGGTCACGAGATCGTTGTTGAGACCACTAAAAAGCCACTTTATCATGCTGCCGCAGTCATGTCGGCCGGACACTTGGTGGCATTGCTTACCACCGCTCACAGACTCATTGCTATGGCAGGCGTCGATCCGGATCGGGGCAAAGAGGCTCTGCTAGTGCTTTCAAGATCTGCGATAGATAATCTTTCACACAAACGACCGGAGGAGGCTCTTACCGGGACGTTTGCCCGGCTCGACATTGCCGCCTTTCGCCGTCACCTAGAACTACTGGGGGCTGGAGCTGAGGGATTTGGCAAGGATATTTACTTGGCGCTCGCCGCCGCGTCCATGGAATTGGTTCGAGAAACCGAAGAGAACAAAGAGCTTCGAGACCATCTCATCGAAGAGTTAAATATGGCTAAAGCGAATAGCAAATGATACCATTATAATTTAGGTGACGAGCCGTGGCAGAGTTCGAAAAAGAAAAGGAAATCTTTCTGGAACACATCCGAAAGTCCGGCCTGCGTAGGACCGGTCAGCGTGATTTGATCCTGGAGATCTTCCTCCGAACGGAGGATCATTTAACGAGCGAAGACCTCTATTGGCTGGTCCAGAAAGAGGATCCGTCCGTTGGGCACACCACGGTTTATCGCACGCTTAAACTGCTTACTGAGGCTGGCCTCGCACGAGAGGTTCGGTTCGGCGACAACAAGACCTATTACGAGCACCATTACGACCACGAGCATCACGATCATTTGATCTGCACATCGTGCGGTAAAGTTGTCGAGTTTTATTCCCCCAAGATCGAAGAGCTACAGGACACGATCGCGGAGCAGCAGGGCTTCACGCTTTCGCATCATAGTCTCAGGATGTGGGGACTTTGTGAGTCATGCTCACTTTCAAAGGCGGAAGTTTCAACAGCACCCTCCGGGGCGCAACCAAAAGTCAGGGTAAGAACAGTGATTGGCGGATATTGATGGAAAACGAAGTAAAGATCGACGAAATAGCAATTGAGTTCAAGAAAGAAGGAATCAATGGGAGCATTCCGGCTGGTACATATCTGATAGATGCGGCCAAAAGGCTGGGCGTCCGATTTCCTATCCCTTGTATACCGGTGTCCGGCGAGCACTATTGCTCGGTCGACGTTGAGAACGGAATCGGGGCCCTGTCGGACACGTCAGAAGCCGAAAAGGAATTCTTCGCAAACAGCACGGCGGCATTTGGAAATCGGCTCGCCTGCCAAGCCCGTTTGGAACGGCCGGGTTCAATAGTAGTTGAGACCCGGTTCGAAGAACCTGAGCCTGAGGAGAAAAAGGAAGATGGAAATAAGATCTTCGAGGGCTACAAAGAGCGGTTCTCCGCACTTTCACTCGAGCAGAAAATGTCCGAGATCAGTCAGTTGGAGGCCCTCGCTTTAGCAGATACGCTCGGTTTCGTGATGAACGCACCATACGCGATCGGGAATAAAGTGACGGATGTTCTTGCCGATATCGGGCTGAAAAAGGACATTCCCGACGATCCGGAAAAGGGCGAAAAAAAGGTTGAAGCCGAAGAACCGTCGAAATAGGGTAAAACCAGATCGGCCGTCCGCTCGAATCCAATAAATGCAGGCGACAGGGTAACGTGAACGATAACGCGATCGAAAAACGAGTTCCCAACATGATCAAGGACAAGGGACAATATTTCCTTGCCTTCGGGATCATTGTTTCGATGCTCGCGGTCACCAACATTCCATTTCTTGTTATATTCTTCTTCGGGGTTTTCGCCTATTTTGTCATAAAGGTCTTTGCCGGCGGGCCTCGGGCCGATAGTCGTGAGATCTTTGAGTTCTTTTTGAGCGCGAACGAGATACTAAGGGACGACGACCGGCGGTGGTTTGGGTTCGAACTTCGCGAGACGATCGAGCGAGGTGAGAACATTGTCCGCAGGATGTCCGCTGCCCCGCCGTTGGTTTATTTCGCGCTTGGAGCCTTGTACAACAAACTAGGCGAGCATAAGGCTGCAGTAAAATATCTTTCACGTGTAGTTGAAAAACCGGAATCGGATGAGTCCGCTTATGTTTATCCGACCCCGGAACTGCGACAGTATGTCAGAGTACTGCGACGGATCGAACGGGAACCTGCAGACGCTCCGCTGACCTCAGCAGCGATACGATCACTCGAACGAGCGCGGAAGTTGCGGGGAACGAACTTGCTCGAGGATAGTCGGGAGAGGTTTTCGGCTGGAGAGTTGAGTCCGGGACAGGTTGCTGCCGCTTTGCCTGAGGCCCCGAATGCGGAAGAGAACGCAGTGCCGCTCGTTTACACCGAAGAGTTGGTGCCTGATGATTCGTCATTGCGGACGGAGCAGAATGGTAGCTCGAGCGGAAAGTCGTCTCCAAATCAAGTCGATTCCGCGGGTGATCCGTTTTCAAACAGAAAGCCCATCACCGAATTGCTTCACGACATCTACGACAAGAACCCACGCTGATCATTTCCGCAGACCAAAGAATTGTTTTACAGACAGAAGGATCCCCTGTTTATTAGGGGTCTTGTCCTCGTGATGTCTATCCTCGATCGCGGAAAGCTCGTTCCTTCGCAGTTCAACGATCTCGGCGATTCTCTCTGCAAGAGAGGGATCCTTCTTTAGAATAGGAGCGAGTTCTTTCTTCCTTATTTCGATGACCTGCGTTTCGTCGTCCGCAATAACACTTGCCGAACGCTTCTCGCCGGTTAGTAGACTCATCTCTCCAAAAAAGTCACCGGTGCCGAGACGCGTCAGGACGTGCCTATCGCCACCCTCGACATGTTCGATCCTGACGCCGCCTTGCGTGATGATGAACATCGACCCTCCTGATTTGCCTTGTTCAACTATCACTTCGCCGGGAGCAAACACGCGGGCTACGGCGTGGGTGGCCAACTCATCCAGGTCGTTTTCTGAAAGCGGCGCAAAGATCGGCACACTTGCGATGGCCTCAGATGAACGTGCGGAGCGTTCTTCATGAGCAATCGGCGACGCGGCACCTTCAACGTGAACAGTCCGGGTTGGGAATGCGAACCTGATGCTCTCTCGGGTGAAAAGGTACCAGACCGTTTGTCGGATCACCGCATCCGTGTCGTTATGCCGACGGTAATCTTCGCACCAATACTTGATCTCCCAATCGATGCCGCTCTCGGCGAGATCGCGAATTCGCACGATCGGACGCTTCAGCGGCGAGACGTTTGAGATATTTCGGACCGCCTCACGAACTAGCTTAGCCGTTCGCGACGGCGAAAACCCATACTCCGTATTGAAAAAGACCAGACGTGCGTTAAGGTTGTCCTTTGGAGCGACTTCGATAACCTCTTTTCCGATCACGGAGTTGCTGATTATGATCAATTTGTCCTGAAAGGTGCGGATCTTGACGCCTCGCCAGGTCACTGACTCAACAACGCCTTTCGCTCTACTCGCGACCGAGATCACATCGCCTACCTGAAATGGATGATCTGCCTGAAGGGCAACGCCCGAAAAGAAATTCCCAAGCGTGTCCTGGAGAGCAAGTCCGACCACGATGCCGACTATGGTTGAACCTGTGAAAAGTGCAGCGAGCTGAACATCCGGAAAATGCGACTGAAAGATGACAAAAAAGGCGGTTATATATACCAGAACCGAGACCACCGTGCGGGTTAAGGAGACGATCTCTGAGTGGGCGACCGACCTCAGCACGGTCGCGAGGATGATAGCCGTGAGCAATCTAACGATGGCGACAACGAGCGACATCCAGAAGAGAATCTTAAGTGTTGGAAAGAGGTATGACGCGAAAGACTGAAGGCTTACGAAGAACATCTCGGAAGTAACGCTTCGTGCGTACATACCGCCGATATATTCGAGAGTTGTGGCTTCGATTCGAGGAAGGAGAAAAAGAACTATCGAAACCAGGATGATGAACAAAAAGGTCGGAAGAATGCGGTTAAGAAGTTTATTTTGGTCCATGGCCTAGCCGCTAAAAATATCAGCTATTGAATACCCAATCAACATTAGAGACAAGATCGAGACCACTCCAGTGATCGCCCAAGCAAAAATGTTGAAGTACTTTCCGTTGGCGTAATCGCCCATGATCTCTCGATTGCTGGCAAGTTTGACGATAGCTACTAAGATGACCGGCAGTAGCAGGCCATTGACGCTTTGCGTAAAGATCAAAAGCCGGATCTGCGGGATACCTGGAATCAAAGCGACTATAGTTCCGATGACGATAAGGACGGTGAACAGCCCAAGGAAAATAGGTGCTTCGCGAAATGAGCGGGAAAGACCCTTCTCGAATCCGAGTGCTTCGCTCATCGAATATGCCGTGGCCAATGGGAGAACTCCCATTGCCAGCATTGCCGCCCCAAATAGCCCGATCGCAAAGAGATAGTTTGCGTACTCCCCGACGACCGGGACGAAGGCCTGGGCGGCGGTTGCGGCAGAATCGATCTCATAAATGCCCTGCAAATGCAGCGTCGCGGCAGTGGAGATCACGATAAAAGCTGCTATCACAACGGCAAAT comes from Acidobacteriota bacterium and encodes:
- a CDS encoding DUF2520 domain-containing protein — protein: MKRVAIVGVGRVGGAFALALDRCGYTVNELITRDGSVPSVMEHLSRPALVTGIEHSEGISADIVIITTSDPDIETATTSVLPRLAKQAMVFHTSGSLSSDVLSVVEKRGHATGSIHPLIAVSDAVAGAAAFSGAYFCIEGSEVAVQGGREIVAQLGGHEIVVETTKKPLYHAAAVMSAGHLVALLTTAHRLIAMAGVDPDRGKEALLVLSRSAIDNLSHKRPEEALTGTFARLDIAAFRRHLELLGAGAEGFGKDIYLALAAASMELVRETEENKELRDHLIEELNMAKANSK
- a CDS encoding transcriptional repressor, coding for MAEFEKEKEIFLEHIRKSGLRRTGQRDLILEIFLRTEDHLTSEDLYWLVQKEDPSVGHTTVYRTLKLLTEAGLAREVRFGDNKTYYEHHYDHEHHDHLICTSCGKVVEFYSPKIEELQDTIAEQQGFTLSHHSLRMWGLCESCSLSKAEVSTAPSGAQPKVRVRTVIGGY
- a CDS encoding mechanosensitive ion channel family protein, whose protein sequence is MDQNKLLNRILPTFLFIILVSIVLFLLPRIEATTLEYIGGMYARSVTSEMFFVSLQSFASYLFPTLKILFWMSLVVAIVRLLTAIILATVLRSVAHSEIVSLTRTVVSVLVYITAFFVIFQSHFPDVQLAALFTGSTIVGIVVGLALQDTLGNFFSGVALQADHPFQVGDVISVASRAKGVVESVTWRGVKIRTFQDKLIIISNSVIGKEVIEVAPKDNLNARLVFFNTEYGFSPSRTAKLVREAVRNISNVSPLKRPIVRIRDLAESGIDWEIKYWCEDYRRHNDTDAVIRQTVWYLFTRESIRFAFPTRTVHVEGAASPIAHEERSARSSEAIASVPIFAPLSENDLDELATHAVARVFAPGEVIVEQGKSGGSMFIITQGGVRIEHVEGGDRHVLTRLGTGDFFGEMSLLTGEKRSASVIADDETQVIEIRKKELAPILKKDPSLAERIAEIVELRRNELSAIEDRHHEDKTPNKQGILLSVKQFFGLRK